A genomic window from Silene latifolia isolate original U9 population chromosome 11, ASM4854445v1, whole genome shotgun sequence includes:
- the LOC141612113 gene encoding homeobox protein ATH1 isoform X2: MENDQLMQLDLYNRMPVVIEGTSPQLSSESHLPTTFFRPGYPNDRMIGHPVGQSFDNLHHDKSVGNGELLNKEYFNYQDLCLRGSLFMDGGSAFFGSGSLDNSVVPQQEEASESLRAMYSSNVSYASSSAVPVPLSCGYDILGQWEQNRLAMQPELGWRTTSDMESVRLSGAQDGLAYGTLRSQNELGLSLATAGPPFPCPESIQEQCSDMGYSYIFDSSQPERRLRDKELSLGRASSSQSAQFSQAISGSKYRAVLQQILSQVASYSLDNVDPTNYSVGHLISSSSNVPFSDEFRDNDGSIEVPAGSSHRKQKLESKKSQLLSLLQVVDDQYSRCLDQIHTVISAFHAASELDPQLHACFALQSVSFFYKNLRQRISNQILEMGMDSEVGEDSRTSFEKSFIQKQWALQQLKKKDQQLWRPQRGLPEKSVSVLRAWMFDNFLHPYPKDAEKHLLAIKSGLSRSQVSNWFINARVRLWKPLVEEMCSELSRRNGNRQVEEGSNDRSSQLSIYDFNQRLDA, translated from the exons ATGGAGAATGATCAACTCATGCAATTAGATCTATACAATCGTATGCCAGTCGTTATCGAGGGAACTTCTCCTCAACTGTCGTCAGAATCCCATCTCCCAACTACTTTCTTTCGACCTGGCTATCCTAACGACAGGATGATTGGCCATCCGGTAGGGCAATCCTTTGATAATCTTCATCATGATAAAAGTGTCGGCAATGGTGAATTACTTAATAAAGAGTACTTCAATTATCAAGACCTATGCTTGCGAG GAAGTTTATTTATGGACGGAGGGAGTGCATTTTTTGGTTCCGGTTCCTTGGATAATTCAGTCGTTCCTCAACAAGAAGAGGCATCCGAATCTCTTAGGGCAATGTACTCAAGCAATGTCTCTTATGCCTCAAGTTCTGCAGTCCCGGTTCCTCTAAGTTGTGGCTATGACATCTTAGGGCAATGGGAGCAGAACAGGCTTGCGATGCAGCCTGAGTTGGGATGGAGAACAACCTCGGATATGGAGTCTGTGCGGCTCAGTGGGGCCCAGGATGGTCTTGCTTATGGAACATTGAGATCTCAAAATGAGCTGGGCCTAAGTCTAGCTACTGCTGGCCCGCCTTTCCCTTGCCCAGAGAGCATTCAAGAACAGTGTTCTGATATGGGCTATTCGTATATTTTTGACAGTTCTCAGCCTGAAAGAAGGTTACGTGACAAGGAGCTCTCTCTAGGTAGGGCTTCCAGTAGTCAGTCAGCCCAGTTTTCTCAGGCAATATCGGGGTCTAAATATCGTGCAGTACTTCAGCAGATACTTTCACAAGTTGCGAGCTATTCCCTCGACAATGTAGATCCCACCAATTATTCTGTCggccatttgatcagctctagTTCAAATGTTCCATTTTCTGATGAATTTCGGGACAATGATGGGTCAATTGAAGTTCCTGCAGGAAGTTCACACAGAAAACAGAAACTTGAGTCTAAAAAGTCGCAGCTCTTGTCTCTGCTTCAAGTG GTTGATGATCAATATAGCCGATGCTTAGATCAGATACACACGGTAATATCAGCGTTCCATGCTGCGTCGGAGCTGGACCCTCAACTACACGCGTGTTTTGCACTTCAATCAGTCTCGTTCTTCTACAAAAATCTAAGACAGAGAATCAGTAATCAAATCCTAGAAATGGGGATGGATAGTGAAGTTGGTGAAGACAGTAGGACATCTTTTGAGAAATCTTTCATTCAGAAACAGTGGGCTCTCCAGCAATTAAAGAAGAAAGATCAACAACTGTGGAGACCTCAGAGAGGCTTGCCAGAGAAATCTGTCTCGGTTTTAAGAGCATGGATGTTCGACAACTTTCTTCACCC GTATCCTAAAGACGCAGAGAAGCATTTGCTTGCGATTAAAAGTGGATTGTCGAGGAGCCAG GTTTCTAATTGGTTTATAAACGCCCGGGTTCGTCTATGGAAACCGCTAGTTGAGGAAATGTGTTCGGAACTAAGTCGAAGAAATGGTAACCGCCAAGTGGAGGAAGGTAGCAACGACAGGAGCAGCCAATTAAGCATATATGACTTCAATCAAAGACTCGACGCATGA
- the LOC141612113 gene encoding homeobox protein ATH1 isoform X1 — translation MMMIKKHINGTLSKPAIQMQSIMENDQLMQLDLYNRMPVVIEGTSPQLSSESHLPTTFFRPGYPNDRMIGHPVGQSFDNLHHDKSVGNGELLNKEYFNYQDLCLRGSLFMDGGSAFFGSGSLDNSVVPQQEEASESLRAMYSSNVSYASSSAVPVPLSCGYDILGQWEQNRLAMQPELGWRTTSDMESVRLSGAQDGLAYGTLRSQNELGLSLATAGPPFPCPESIQEQCSDMGYSYIFDSSQPERRLRDKELSLGRASSSQSAQFSQAISGSKYRAVLQQILSQVASYSLDNVDPTNYSVGHLISSSSNVPFSDEFRDNDGSIEVPAGSSHRKQKLESKKSQLLSLLQVVDDQYSRCLDQIHTVISAFHAASELDPQLHACFALQSVSFFYKNLRQRISNQILEMGMDSEVGEDSRTSFEKSFIQKQWALQQLKKKDQQLWRPQRGLPEKSVSVLRAWMFDNFLHPYPKDAEKHLLAIKSGLSRSQVSNWFINARVRLWKPLVEEMCSELSRRNGNRQVEEGSNDRSSQLSIYDFNQRLDA, via the exons ATGATGATGATTAAAAAGCATATTAATGGGACCCTATCAAAGCCTGCAATACAAAT GCAGTCCATCATGGAGAATGATCAACTCATGCAATTAGATCTATACAATCGTATGCCAGTCGTTATCGAGGGAACTTCTCCTCAACTGTCGTCAGAATCCCATCTCCCAACTACTTTCTTTCGACCTGGCTATCCTAACGACAGGATGATTGGCCATCCGGTAGGGCAATCCTTTGATAATCTTCATCATGATAAAAGTGTCGGCAATGGTGAATTACTTAATAAAGAGTACTTCAATTATCAAGACCTATGCTTGCGAG GAAGTTTATTTATGGACGGAGGGAGTGCATTTTTTGGTTCCGGTTCCTTGGATAATTCAGTCGTTCCTCAACAAGAAGAGGCATCCGAATCTCTTAGGGCAATGTACTCAAGCAATGTCTCTTATGCCTCAAGTTCTGCAGTCCCGGTTCCTCTAAGTTGTGGCTATGACATCTTAGGGCAATGGGAGCAGAACAGGCTTGCGATGCAGCCTGAGTTGGGATGGAGAACAACCTCGGATATGGAGTCTGTGCGGCTCAGTGGGGCCCAGGATGGTCTTGCTTATGGAACATTGAGATCTCAAAATGAGCTGGGCCTAAGTCTAGCTACTGCTGGCCCGCCTTTCCCTTGCCCAGAGAGCATTCAAGAACAGTGTTCTGATATGGGCTATTCGTATATTTTTGACAGTTCTCAGCCTGAAAGAAGGTTACGTGACAAGGAGCTCTCTCTAGGTAGGGCTTCCAGTAGTCAGTCAGCCCAGTTTTCTCAGGCAATATCGGGGTCTAAATATCGTGCAGTACTTCAGCAGATACTTTCACAAGTTGCGAGCTATTCCCTCGACAATGTAGATCCCACCAATTATTCTGTCggccatttgatcagctctagTTCAAATGTTCCATTTTCTGATGAATTTCGGGACAATGATGGGTCAATTGAAGTTCCTGCAGGAAGTTCACACAGAAAACAGAAACTTGAGTCTAAAAAGTCGCAGCTCTTGTCTCTGCTTCAAGTG GTTGATGATCAATATAGCCGATGCTTAGATCAGATACACACGGTAATATCAGCGTTCCATGCTGCGTCGGAGCTGGACCCTCAACTACACGCGTGTTTTGCACTTCAATCAGTCTCGTTCTTCTACAAAAATCTAAGACAGAGAATCAGTAATCAAATCCTAGAAATGGGGATGGATAGTGAAGTTGGTGAAGACAGTAGGACATCTTTTGAGAAATCTTTCATTCAGAAACAGTGGGCTCTCCAGCAATTAAAGAAGAAAGATCAACAACTGTGGAGACCTCAGAGAGGCTTGCCAGAGAAATCTGTCTCGGTTTTAAGAGCATGGATGTTCGACAACTTTCTTCACCC GTATCCTAAAGACGCAGAGAAGCATTTGCTTGCGATTAAAAGTGGATTGTCGAGGAGCCAG GTTTCTAATTGGTTTATAAACGCCCGGGTTCGTCTATGGAAACCGCTAGTTGAGGAAATGTGTTCGGAACTAAGTCGAAGAAATGGTAACCGCCAAGTGGAGGAAGGTAGCAACGACAGGAGCAGCCAATTAAGCATATATGACTTCAATCAAAGACTCGACGCATGA
- the LOC141612114 gene encoding NADH dehydrogenase [ubiquinone] iron-sulfur protein 7, mitochondrial, with protein MAHLARTISRTSSHTTTDAYRTAIASLHTTLPTLSSTTTTQPTSYTRAPPPAMPKAAEYVISKVDDLMNWARRGSIWPMTFGLACCAVEMMHTGAARYDLDRFGIIFRPSPRQSDCMIVAGTLTNKMAPALRKVYDQMPEPRWVISMGSCANGGGYYHYSYSVVRGCDRIVPVDIYVPGCPPTAEALLYGLLQLQKKINRRKDFLHWWTK; from the exons ATGGCGCACCTAGCCCGAACCATATCCCGAACCTCATCCCACACCACCACCGACGCATACCGCACCGCGATCGCATCCCTCCACACCACCCTCCCAACCCtctcctccaccaccaccacccaaccCACCTCCTACACACGCGCTCCCCCGCCTGCGATGCCCAAGGCGGCGGAGTACGTGATCTCCAAAGTAGACGACCTGATGAACTGGGCTCGTCGTGGGTCCATCTGGCCCATGACTTTTGGGCTCGCCTGCTGCGCTGTCGAGATGATGCATACCGGTGCGGCTCGTTATGATCTGGATAGGTTCGGGATTATTTTCCGACCTAGCCCAAGGCAGTCGGATTGTATGATTGTTGCTGGCACGCTTACCAATAAGATGGCCCCTGCTCTTCGCAA GGTCTATGACCAAATGCCGGAGCCAAGGTGGGTTATCTCTATGGGAAGTTGTGCTAACGGAGGCGGATACTACCACTACTCGTACTCTGTTGTCCGTGGTTGTGACAGGATTGTTCCCGTGGATATCTATGTTCCAGGTTGCCCCCCTACAGCTGAAGCTTTGCTCTATGGACTTCTACAGCTACAAAAGAAAATTAACAGGCGCAAGGATTTCCTTCATTGGTGGACCAAGTGA